Proteins encoded together in one Gemmatimonadota bacterium DH-78 window:
- a CDS encoding biotin/lipoyl-containing protein, which produces MMRYSVTMNGQSWEIDVDDDGVTVDGERVDAALTSVPGTSVHALRLGTASHRVIAERGADGVWGLDVDGRPAEVEVVDERTRRLREMVVAAGGADGPRPLKAPMPGLVVKVEVEEGQVVEPGDGLVIVEAMKMENELRAEVPARVSKVLVAAGDTVEKDQVLVELVAPEDGEE; this is translated from the coding sequence ATGATGCGCTACTCGGTCACGATGAACGGGCAGAGCTGGGAGATCGACGTGGACGACGACGGGGTGACCGTCGACGGGGAACGGGTGGATGCCGCCCTCACATCGGTGCCCGGCACGTCGGTGCACGCCCTGCGACTCGGAACCGCTTCGCACCGGGTGATCGCCGAACGGGGCGCCGACGGCGTGTGGGGGCTCGACGTCGACGGGCGCCCGGCGGAGGTGGAGGTGGTCGACGAGCGCACGCGACGCCTGCGGGAGATGGTCGTGGCCGCGGGGGGCGCCGACGGACCGCGCCCCCTCAAGGCGCCGATGCCGGGTCTGGTCGTGAAGGTCGAGGTGGAGGAGGGCCAGGTGGTGGAGCCCGGCGACGGTCTCGTGATCGTCGAGGCGATGAAGATGGAGAACGAGCTGCGGGCCGAGGTGCCGGCGCGGGTGTCGAAGGTGCTCGTGGCCGCCGGCGATACCGTGGAGAAGGATCAGGTGCTGGTCGAACTCGTCGCGCCGGAGGACGGCGAGGAGTAG
- the rlmD gene encoding 23S rRNA (uracil(1939)-C(5))-methyltransferase RlmD, whose product MTPDAEWTVGIDGIAAGGDGVGRLADGRVVFVPRTAPGDRVSVRTVRDGGRWLRAEAITFEAHSPHRRPAPCRLYERCGGCQLQHLQYPAQIEAASRVVGDALRRIGGLEVSDPEVRPAEREFGYRNRVAFTLKRLRGGRVVAGFHARGHPGRIVEVRHECLLPEAPIAEVWPALREAWGAGASRLPAGRELRLTLRSIEEGVLLAIDGGRAWAEGADQAAALRAAVPGLAAIWHRAEGGDWVLAAGRPDGHDTTGGERVVVRPGAFTQVNREVAGALHDAVRAAVGDPAGRRIVDGYCGVGLHGRRLARDGARVVGLELDPAAVEAAREGAPAGFRVIEGAAEETLPTVLPADVVIVNPPRAGLHRGVPEALRHDPPATIVYVSCDPATLARDLERLGSRWTLRAVTAFDLFPQTSHIETVVTLVLDPKTTDS is encoded by the coding sequence GTGACCCCCGACGCCGAGTGGACGGTCGGCATCGACGGCATCGCCGCCGGCGGCGACGGGGTCGGTCGCCTCGCCGACGGGCGGGTGGTGTTCGTCCCTCGCACCGCGCCGGGTGACCGCGTCTCGGTGCGCACCGTGCGCGACGGGGGGCGCTGGCTCCGGGCCGAAGCGATCACCTTCGAGGCGCACTCGCCGCACCGGCGACCGGCGCCGTGCCGCCTGTACGAGCGCTGTGGCGGCTGCCAGCTCCAGCACCTCCAGTACCCGGCCCAGATCGAGGCCGCTTCGCGGGTGGTGGGCGATGCCCTCCGTCGAATCGGAGGGCTCGAGGTGTCGGATCCCGAGGTGCGTCCCGCCGAGCGCGAATTCGGCTACCGCAACCGGGTGGCCTTCACCCTCAAGCGGCTGCGCGGCGGGCGCGTGGTGGCCGGCTTTCACGCGCGCGGCCACCCCGGGCGCATCGTGGAGGTACGCCACGAGTGCCTGCTTCCGGAGGCCCCGATCGCCGAGGTGTGGCCCGCCCTGCGCGAGGCGTGGGGGGCGGGTGCGTCGCGCCTGCCCGCCGGGCGCGAGCTGCGGCTCACGCTGCGCTCGATCGAAGAGGGCGTCCTGCTCGCCATCGACGGCGGTCGCGCCTGGGCGGAGGGCGCGGACCAGGCCGCTGCGCTGCGGGCGGCGGTACCCGGACTCGCGGCGATCTGGCACCGCGCCGAGGGGGGCGACTGGGTGCTGGCCGCCGGGCGGCCCGACGGCCACGACACCACCGGCGGAGAGCGGGTGGTCGTGCGGCCCGGCGCCTTCACCCAGGTGAACCGCGAGGTGGCCGGGGCCCTGCACGACGCGGTGCGGGCCGCCGTAGGCGACCCCGCCGGTCGCCGAATCGTCGACGGGTACTGCGGGGTGGGACTCCACGGGCGCCGGCTGGCCCGCGACGGCGCGCGAGTCGTCGGCCTCGAGCTCGACCCGGCGGCGGTGGAAGCCGCCCGCGAGGGTGCGCCCGCCGGCTTCCGCGTGATCGAGGGTGCCGCCGAAGAGACGCTGCCCACCGTGCTTCCCGCCGACGTGGTGATCGTCAATCCGCCCCGGGCGGGACTGCACCGTGGAGTCCCCGAGGCTCTTCGGCACGATCCACCGGCCACGATCGTCTACGTCAGCTGCGATCCGGCCACCCTGGCGCGCGATCTCGAGCGACTCGGCTCCCGGTGGACCCTTCGGGCCGTGACGGCCTTCGACCTCTTTCCCCAGACGTCGCACATCGAGACGGTGGTGACGCTGGTTCTCGACCCCAAGACAACGGATTCATGA
- the accC gene encoding acetyl-CoA carboxylase biotin carboxylase subunit, whose amino-acid sequence MPLFDKILVANRGEIAVRIIRACREMGIGTVAVHSEPDAGAPHTLLADEAVLIGPAPSSESYLRIDRIIEAAQATGAQAIHPGYGFLAERAPFADAVEEAGLVFLGPTADTIRSMGDKTEARRRMQTAEVPIVPGLVDPLSDADEAVAAADEMGYPVLLKAAAGGGGKGMRVVESAAELPRAFEAASREALAAFGDGSVYLERYLSRPRHIEIQVLGDTHGNVVHLGERECSIQRRHQKLVEEAPSAVLTPDERAAMGAAAVRAAEAVDYRGAGTVEFLYQDGEFFFLEMNTRLQVEHPVTELVTGLDLVEWQIRVAAGEKLPFAQGDLQLVGHSIECRITSEDPFHGFLPSTGRVEHLEIPSGPGVRWDGGVSEGFEIGLHYDPLLGKLIVHAATREAAIDRMARALDELVIRGLQTATPLHRRIMRNEAFRSGELSIRFLEEYAELLEPGADGGADARAAAIAAVLLEEAYRARRAPARIGGGSSTALPSWRASGWPWQGSV is encoded by the coding sequence ATGCCCCTCTTCGACAAGATTCTGGTGGCGAACCGCGGCGAGATCGCGGTCCGCATCATCCGCGCCTGCCGCGAGATGGGCATCGGCACCGTGGCGGTGCACTCCGAGCCCGACGCCGGGGCGCCGCACACCCTTCTCGCCGACGAGGCGGTCCTGATCGGGCCGGCACCCTCGTCGGAGAGCTACCTCCGCATCGACCGGATCATCGAGGCCGCGCAGGCCACCGGGGCGCAGGCGATCCACCCCGGGTACGGCTTCCTCGCGGAGCGTGCGCCCTTCGCCGATGCGGTGGAGGAGGCGGGGCTGGTCTTTCTCGGACCGACCGCCGACACGATCCGTTCGATGGGCGACAAGACCGAGGCCCGGCGGCGCATGCAGACGGCCGAGGTGCCGATCGTGCCCGGGCTCGTGGATCCGCTCTCCGACGCCGACGAGGCGGTCGCCGCTGCCGACGAGATGGGCTACCCGGTGCTGCTGAAGGCGGCCGCCGGCGGGGGCGGCAAGGGCATGCGGGTGGTGGAATCGGCGGCGGAGCTTCCGCGCGCCTTCGAGGCCGCGTCGCGCGAAGCGCTGGCCGCCTTCGGCGACGGTTCGGTCTACCTCGAGCGCTACCTGTCGCGTCCGCGTCACATCGAGATCCAGGTGCTCGGCGACACCCACGGCAACGTGGTGCACCTCGGCGAGCGGGAGTGCAGCATTCAGCGGCGGCATCAGAAGCTGGTCGAGGAGGCCCCGTCCGCGGTGCTCACCCCCGACGAACGGGCGGCGATGGGCGCGGCCGCCGTGCGCGCGGCCGAAGCCGTCGACTACCGCGGCGCGGGCACCGTGGAGTTCCTCTATCAGGACGGCGAGTTCTTCTTTCTCGAGATGAACACGCGGCTCCAGGTGGAGCACCCCGTGACCGAGCTGGTGACCGGCCTCGACCTGGTCGAATGGCAGATCCGGGTGGCGGCGGGCGAGAAGCTGCCCTTCGCGCAGGGCGATCTGCAGCTCGTGGGGCACTCCATCGAGTGCCGCATCACCTCGGAGGATCCCTTCCACGGCTTTCTTCCCTCCACCGGACGGGTGGAGCATCTGGAGATTCCTTCGGGGCCCGGCGTGCGCTGGGACGGGGGCGTGTCGGAGGGCTTCGAGATCGGCCTCCACTACGACCCTCTGCTCGGCAAGCTCATCGTGCATGCGGCCACCCGCGAGGCGGCGATCGACCGCATGGCGCGCGCGCTCGACGAACTCGTGATTCGGGGACTCCAGACCGCCACTCCGCTGCATCGCCGGATCATGCGCAACGAGGCCTTCCGGAGCGGAGAGCTGTCGATCCGCTTCCTCGAGGAGTACGCGGAGCTGCTCGAGCCCGGGGCCGACGGTGGCGCCGATGCGCGGGCGGCCGCGATCGCGGCCGTGTTGCTCGAGGAGGCCTACCGGGCGCGGCGGGCTCCGGCCCGGATCGGCGGCGGTTCCTCGACGGCGCTGCCGTCGTGGCGCGCGTCGGGGTGGCCCTGGCAAGGGTCGGTGTGA
- a CDS encoding PDZ domain-containing protein, whose translation MTRWDMRVLYEAGRRSARFSLLAATFALAALVGTASAAAAQERTVECRCVDGAGDPVDDCVCLTTPRVDGLYAALPFARRSIVGVTIDFDQGAEVDALGAELQDVQGDGPARRAGLRAGDVVTHVDGRSVFDPLESSRERALDEDQSLPVQRFVQLVGALDPDEEVEIRYLRDGAARSATVTPVASDDLAFPVMRAFPELRVFGDSLPAIGFRFERDGEGRRFTLPEGFEGRRWSPEGSGVFHFESPEREIRVFGDGEESFARRFRVDPCIEMTSPEDGRVEVRVFGMTNCVNGVEFVELNEGLGEYFGTERGVLVAEVSAESTLGLRPGDVLMAIDGRTVDSVEEARRILRSYTADDELRLRVMRRGSETEILARMP comes from the coding sequence GGCGACGTTCGCCCTCGCCGCACTGGTCGGCACCGCGAGTGCCGCCGCGGCCCAGGAGCGCACCGTCGAATGCCGGTGCGTGGACGGCGCCGGAGACCCGGTCGACGACTGCGTCTGCCTCACCACGCCCCGGGTGGATGGCCTGTACGCGGCGCTCCCCTTCGCGCGCCGCTCCATCGTGGGGGTGACGATCGACTTCGACCAGGGCGCTGAGGTGGATGCCCTCGGGGCGGAGCTGCAGGATGTGCAGGGCGACGGTCCGGCGCGGCGGGCGGGGCTTCGGGCGGGCGATGTTGTGACTCATGTGGACGGCCGCAGCGTCTTCGACCCGCTCGAGAGCAGCAGGGAGCGCGCCCTCGACGAAGATCAGTCGCTCCCGGTCCAGCGCTTCGTGCAGCTGGTGGGGGCCCTCGACCCCGACGAAGAGGTCGAGATCCGCTATCTGCGCGACGGAGCGGCCCGGTCCGCCACCGTCACCCCGGTGGCCTCCGACGACCTGGCCTTTCCGGTGATGCGGGCGTTTCCCGAGCTGCGGGTGTTCGGCGACAGTCTGCCCGCGATCGGCTTTCGCTTCGAGCGGGACGGAGAGGGTCGGAGGTTCACGCTCCCCGAGGGGTTCGAGGGCCGTCGCTGGTCGCCCGAAGGCTCCGGCGTCTTCCACTTCGAGTCCCCGGAGCGCGAGATCCGGGTGTTCGGCGACGGCGAGGAGTCGTTCGCCCGGCGGTTCCGCGTCGACCCCTGCATCGAGATGACGAGCCCTGAAGACGGGCGCGTCGAGGTGCGCGTGTTCGGCATGACGAACTGCGTGAACGGGGTGGAGTTCGTGGAGTTGAACGAGGGGCTGGGCGAGTACTTCGGCACCGAGCGCGGCGTGCTGGTGGCCGAGGTGTCCGCCGAGTCCACCCTCGGCCTGCGACCGGGCGACGTGCTCATGGCCATCGACGGCCGCACGGTCGACTCGGTGGAGGAGGCCCGGCGCATCCTGCGCTCGTACACCGCCGACGACGAGCTGCGGCTGCGCGTCATGCGGCGCGGATCGGAGACGGAGATCCTCGCGCGCATGCCCTGA